From the genome of Triticum aestivum cultivar Chinese Spring chromosome 3B, IWGSC CS RefSeq v2.1, whole genome shotgun sequence, one region includes:
- the LOC123064675 gene encoding uncharacterized protein yields the protein MHNPVDKCFKWLSAKHCVVQVFWALDWLRELDQCLEVERSTYKTCRLLLQFSPVSSLRSSNRSIVKHSGQGEAASETVEFCLRALEDFDLTLHESSSNGSASIEAMRSKIIDIIEALDNILQIVPLKLMPKGRMLGDASDQKRGKTIHETCEKPSREGVVVSGRRWFLSLICWLLILIVLLCNLPREIARYLNPIVLIWDHCSL from the exons ATGCATAATCCAGTGGACAAGTGCTTTAAGTG GTTGAGTGCGAAGCACTGTGTGGTGCAAGTGTTCTGGGCTCTGGACTGGCTTCGAGAACTTG ATCAATGCTTGGAAGTTGAGAGGTCAACGTATAAGACATGCAGATTACTACTTCAGTTTTCTCCGGTATCATCTCTGCGTTCCAGTAACAGATCA ATAGTAAAACATTCTGGTCAAGGTGAAGCTGCATCGGAGACTGTTGAATTTTGCTTACG AGCTCTGGAAGATTTTGACTTGACACTACACGAATCATCAAGCAATGGGTCAGCATCTATTGAAGCCATGAGGAGCAAAATCATTGACATCATTGAAGCTTTGGACAA TATCTTGCAAATTGTGCCATTAAAGTTGATGCCGAAAGGAAGGATGCTCGGAGATGCCAGCGACCAGAAAAGAGGAAAAACAATACATGAAACTTGTGAGAAACCGAGCCGTGAAGGAGTTGTGGTCTCGGGTCGTCGTTGGTTCCTGTCTCTCATTTGCTGGTTACTCATATTGATAGTGTTGTTATGTAATCTCCCAAGGGAAATCGCTCGTTATCTTAATCCCATCGTACTTATATGGGATCATTGTAGTTTGTAG